In Actinoplanes derwentensis, the following proteins share a genomic window:
- a CDS encoding MarR family winged helix-turn-helix transcriptional regulator produces MSETPEDPLALEQQVCFALSVAARGVVALYRPLLEPMGLTHPQYLVMLALWQHAPLSVRRLSELLQLDPGTLSPLLKRLEAIGYLHRERNRADERSLAITLTERGRALRAEAEKIPPAVVERLGMPIDELRRVHEALTRVIAATSA; encoded by the coding sequence GTGAGCGAGACCCCGGAAGACCCCCTGGCCCTGGAGCAACAGGTCTGTTTCGCCCTGTCGGTCGCCGCCCGTGGGGTGGTCGCGCTCTACCGCCCGCTGCTGGAGCCGATGGGCCTGACCCATCCGCAGTATCTGGTGATGCTCGCCCTCTGGCAGCACGCCCCGCTCTCCGTGCGCCGCCTCAGCGAGTTGCTCCAATTGGACCCCGGCACCCTCTCCCCGCTGCTCAAACGCCTCGAGGCGATCGGCTATCTGCACCGCGAGCGGAACCGCGCCGACGAGCGCAGTCTCGCCATCACGCTGACCGAGCGCGGCCGGGCCCTGCGGGCCGAGGCGGAGAAGATCCCGCCGGCCGTGGTCGAGCGCCTCGGCATGCCGATCGACGAGCTGCGCCGGGTGCACGAGGCGCTCACCAGGGTGATCGCGGCCACCAGCGCCTAG
- a CDS encoding alpha/beta fold hydrolase, with amino-acid sequence MRIALATRFEVGVGARVLTVEVSGAAHGSPVFLLHGTPGSSTGPRPRPSMLYRQGIRLISYDRPGYGGSTRLPDRSVVDAAADVRAIADRLRLDRFAVVGRSGGGPHALACAAVLPHRVERAAVLVGLAPRNAADLNWYEGMADANARKHVTADRGTADHMHELRALAEQTADDPESLLAELRAQMSGPDLLFTRSVLFQRLLAKSYADALRVGPYGWLDDIQAFRREWGFALDTIVPPVRLWHGAHDTFSPASHSRWLAQRIPRSEVHVQHDAAHFGAMEALPPILAWLTA; translated from the coding sequence ATGAGGATCGCCTTGGCAACACGTTTCGAGGTCGGCGTCGGTGCCCGGGTTCTCACGGTCGAGGTGTCCGGTGCGGCGCACGGTTCACCGGTGTTCCTGCTACACGGCACCCCCGGTTCGAGCACCGGTCCACGGCCCCGGCCCAGCATGCTCTACCGGCAGGGGATCCGGCTGATCAGCTACGACCGCCCCGGTTACGGCGGCTCCACCCGCCTGCCGGACCGCAGCGTGGTCGATGCCGCCGCCGACGTCCGTGCGATCGCCGACCGGCTGCGTCTCGACCGGTTCGCCGTGGTCGGCCGGTCCGGTGGTGGCCCGCACGCGCTCGCCTGCGCCGCCGTGCTGCCGCACCGGGTCGAACGGGCCGCGGTCCTGGTCGGGCTGGCGCCCCGGAACGCCGCCGACCTCAACTGGTACGAGGGCATGGCCGACGCGAACGCCCGGAAACACGTCACCGCCGATCGGGGCACCGCCGACCACATGCACGAACTGCGTGCTCTGGCCGAGCAGACCGCCGACGACCCGGAAAGCCTGCTGGCCGAGCTGCGGGCGCAGATGTCCGGGCCAGACCTGCTGTTCACCCGGAGTGTGCTGTTCCAGCGGCTGCTGGCGAAGAGTTACGCCGACGCGCTGCGCGTCGGTCCGTACGGCTGGCTCGACGACATCCAGGCGTTCCGCCGCGAGTGGGGGTTCGCCCTCGACACCATCGTGCCGCCGGTCCGGCTCTGGCACGGCGCACACGACACGTTCTCGCCGGCCAGCCACAGCCGGTGGCTGGCGCAGCGGATCCCCCGCTCGGAAGTGCACGTGCAGCACGACGCGGCGCACTTCGGTGCGATGGAGGCGCTGCCCCCGATCCTGGCCTGGCTGACCGCCTAA